The sequence GCCGCTGAGTCCTGATTGGTCGCTCTGGGAACAGAGCAGGGCTGTGATTGGTCGGAGAGAGAGGCTCACCATGAAATTGAGGCCATCGGCCACCGAGTGGTCCCGGGAGTAGAGCAGGTTGATCTTGGAGCCCTGCACCGCCACCGGGCTCTTGCTGGAAATCTCGGCCGCCAGGGCGAGGGCCGCATCGAGCATGGCCTCCTGGCTGGGGAACACCCGGCTGTGGACGAAAGGGAATTGGGCACCGGCGGGTCTGGGAAGGGTTCGCTCCCCCATCTCGTCCTCGCACCGCAGATGAAGAAGTAGCCAATGACAGTGCAAAGCCGAAGACCCGCGTGAAGCGGGCCAATCAGAGCAGGGTGCTGGTCTCCCGGGAAAGGAAGCCACCTGGAATCCGGGAAACAGGAAAGGAAGGGGCCCAGAGAGACCCGCCCAGGTCTGgctgcccccttcccccccccccccccccccccggggcacCTCCGCTCCCCGAACTCGGCTCCTACCTGACCAGGCCGCTGTCCTGGGCCTCGTCAGCCATCATCTTGCGAGCAGTGAAGACCAGCTCGTTGACCAGGCTGCAAGAGGGAAGGACGTGTCCAGGGAGCGCCGTTCACTCGGGTGCCGGGGGATGCCCCGCTTcgcctccccccacctccagccctccccacctCTGGTTCCCGATGATCCTGGGAAGCCGCTGCAGCGTTCCCACATCAGCCGCCAAGCCTATGTCCACCTCCTGGCGGGGAGCAATCGTGACAGTGTTTTATTTCTGCCCAGTCACCCCTCTTGCAATGAAATTTTGCATTTTCCACAGAAGTCCCACCCTGCCCCCATGCCAGCCTGGGTAGGCCAGCTGTACCCCAAACCCACCTCAGTGACTCCCCAGAACACCCCATTCCACTCACAGCAACCTACTTTGGCCCCTACAGATTCCTTCTGTTTGGAATAGGGCCCACCTTCCAACTCTCTCCCAGTTTTGAGGGGTCACCCCAGTCCATCTCCAGAGGGAGCCCTCCTTAGCAGTACCCACCTGACTCCTTTGCCACATCCATGGTTCCCAACCTCTGGCTCAGGCCCGCCTCACTCCCCCATCCCCAGACCTTTAGTCGCTCTGTCCTCATCCGACTACTGACTACCTACCCTTGACTTCCACCCGCAGCCAGGGCTGATTTTTTAAGGTTTGATTTTAACTACCTCTTCCAAGACATCCTCAGGGCTCAACCCCTGCCCCACCTTCAGCTTGTGCTTTCCCGGTCCTGCCACTAACCGTCCAACTCTCAGCAGATCTCTAGGTGGGCAAGGCCCCTTGGGAGCAGAAGCTCAGGGGAGGGTGGCTCACCTTCACCTGGAAGAAAGCATCCTGGGCACAGTACCGGATGTCACAGGCAGTGATGAGGTCCACGCCTGGGAGGAAGAAGCGGGATACAGTAAGAAACCACAAGGGCCACATCCCTCCTCCCTGGGCTGCATCCTGGGCCAAAATCGACGTAGTAATAGACCTGAGGCTGGAGGTCACTGGTTGAGGCAGGAGGGCAGCAGCCAATAGGCGCCCAGCCAGAGTGAGCGCCCTGGGTGGGGTGGCAGCTGCAGACTCACCTGCACCTATGCAGCCCCCGTGGATGGCAGCGATCACGGGCTTCGGGCACTGGaggggaaaaggaagggagggtCAGGGCCGGCCCAGGAGAGGAAGACAGAGGGGATGCCTTGCCAGTACCCCAGAGTCACCTTCTCGATGACGCTGAAGGTCTCCTGGTATCTGGAGATGATGTCACGGAGGTACCAGCTCATGCGGGCCACGTCCTCACCCCGGGGCTGCATGATGTGTGAAGCCATGTCCATGAGATCGATACCTGGTGGGGAAGCACAAGGCGGCTTGCCTTGTCCCCCAGACCCCACCATTGCCCCAACCAAGGGTCAGAACCTGGCACAGCATGTTTGAGCCCCCAAACCACCACAGCGGAGAAAGCTGCCCACACAGAACTTATTGAGGGATGGGAGGCGGggtgtgaaataaaaatataaataaaagccaACATTTACTGAGTCGTTACTCAATCCTCACAAAAACCCTATGAGGTCGGTCTTATTAGCACCATTTTACAGAGGGGGTAAACGGAGGCAGGGTGCGGTAAAGccacttgcccaaagtcacaccaGCTTGTGAGTGGTGGGACTGGGAATTTGAACCCCGACCCATTCAGCAGGCTCTGGGCTCTCCGTGCTTTTCACCATAACGCCAGACGGCCTGGGGGGTTGAGGTTTGGGGCGGGAGCAATTGAGAGAATCGTGGTAATTCTTCCTGAGATGGGGAAAATCAGGGACAGAACAATTTCAAAAATGCCAAGTCTGACCTCTGCTTCCACCTCGTTCTCCAAAACCGCTGTTCTGGTCCTGGCTGCTATCCTCTCCCTGGGTCTCCCTGCTCCCATCCCTGTTTCCAAAGATGGATCCCCAAATGTGGCTGGGGGCACCTTGTGAACTCTGGAGGCGGATCAcacccctttcttccctcccatCCCACTTAGAGTGGAATGCAAGGTTCTTGCCCTTTCCAGCTTCCTTCCTAACTCTCCACCCCTTGGGCACACTGGCCTCCAGCAGCTGTCCTGGCAGCAGGACTCGTTCCTCTGGGCCTCTGCCTCCAACAGTCCTTCCCCCTTAGATGGTCACAAGACTGACGCCACTGTGCTTCGCTCAGGCCACAGCTCCAAGGTCGCCACCTGCCCTGGCCACCCCAGCTAATTAGCAGCCTGCCGATCTCTTTTCTCGGCCTTATCCCCTCTAATTCACGTCTTATCATATATTTATTGACCCACTTCAGTGCCCATCTCCCTTTCTAGGGTGTGAGCTCCTTTTTTTGTCCACTGCAGCACCTTCACTGCCTGGGACAGGGgatggcacatagtaggtgctcaaaatgCAAAAACTACAGacaatagggaaacggactttggcccagtggttagggcgtccgtctaccatatgggaggtccgcggttcaaaccccgggcctccttgacccatgtggagctggccatgcgcagcgctgatgcgcgcaaggagtgccgtgccacgcaagggtgtcccccgcgtgggggagccccacgcgcaaggagtgcgcccgtgaggaaagccgcccagcgtgaaaagaaagagcagcctgcccaggaatggcgccgcccacacttcccgttcggctgacgacaacagaagcggacaaagaaacaagacgcagcaaatagacaccaagaagagacaaccgggggaggggggggaattaaataaataaataaatctttaaaaaaaaaaaaaaaaaaaaaaaactacagacaaTAATTCTTGCCCTGGTGGAACCCTCCCATGGGAGAGACAGACAAATGAGTAAGAAAATCTACTTTGACAGGTGGCGATAAATGATGAAAATTAAAGGAGGGCAGGGGAACGGAGTGCGTGTGCGCGTGCCCTGAGGGCTGCTGCGGTTTAAACGGCAGTGCGTGTGGGGGGAAGATCAGGGACCATCTCACTAAAAAGTGGCGTCTGAATAGTGtcctggaggaggagagggagggagccaAATATCCGGGAgaagccagtgcaaaggccctgtggtagGACTGTGCCTGGACTGTGTGAGGACCAGCAGGGAGGCCATTACTGCTGAAGTGTGGTGAGCAAGGGGGAGTGTGGGAAGAGCCAAGGTCAGAAAGTGATGGGCAGATCGTCTTGTGGGCCACAGGTAGGACCCTGGCTTCTCCTCTGAGGGAGACAGTACCTCGGGAGGGTTCTGAGCAGAATAATCCTTCACTTTCGTCCTTCTGGCATTAATCATTCTCATCCCCTTGCCTGTCCTCTGAACAGTGCCATTTGATAAACCCTGAAAAGCTGCTCGCACATTTGGCAACACTAGCGACCATTTGAGGCTCTGCTGCCTTCGCTGCCCAGCTTGGTTAATAAGCGAGGCAGCAGGAGTATTGGCCCAGGTAGAGCTGGATTTGGGCAGGCTGAGAGCACGTGCGACAGGACGCCCCCCGTGTGACCTTGGCCTGCATTCTCTGAGCCTTGGGTTGCTTTGTCTCTGGAAAATGAGGATTAAGTCCTCTGGAGAGTTGCAGGAGCAGAAAAGACTCAAGGAAACCAGGCTCCAGAGGCACCTCTCATGGTGCTTGGCAGGGAATGGCATCACAAGCGATAATATCATCTGCTCTTTTTCAGTGGAGGTCAGAACCATCTGGATCAGCCAGCTGGCATGTGCTGGGCCCACATTTCTGCGAAGCAGGTGTGATTCAACAGATGCTGACTCTTACACAAGCCCCTGGCACCCTGTGACACCTCCTCCCACCAGCTTCTCTGGTTTCCCTGCCCTACTTGGCCCAGCATTCACTGGCATTTGCagccactcccccctccccccacattcTGGAACAAGTTGTCTCCTTCAAAAGTAAGAACTGATCATTGCAGAGAAGTCCCTTATCTTGGTTGCGTGACTTTCTACAGCTGCAAACCTCTAATTTCCAAATATTGTTCTTAATCATAACCAAGCTATTCCTAATCATAAATTAGAACAGCAACATTAATAAACCAGGTACTATGCTCCAGGCCTCAAAGGGTTACACATATTAGCTATTTAATGCTCACAGAGACTCAGTGAGGCAGGTGCTAagactgtttccatttttttcagttGAGAAAACAGCAGATGAAGGGTCAGAGGTGTGCAGGTGGCAGAGGTGGGAGGTAGGTGGCTGTCTTGAGTCCAGAGCCCTTGATTACAACCAGCATGCTGTGCTGGATACCTGGGTGACAGCTGCTTAGTGATTAGGAGTAAGGACTCCGTAGCCAAGCAGCCCACGTTCAAACCCTAGCTCTGCCACTAAGTGATATGCGACATGAGCAAGTTTCTTTCAAGAGAGgaagacctcagtttcctcatctataaaatgggaatgccAATAGAACCTGTCTCATAGAGTTGTAGTGAGAATTAATTTGTCAATGtgtataaagtgcttagaatagaACACAGGACATAGAAGGAAATAGATTCTTTACTACGTGTCTTCCCCACTGAGGGGGCAGCTCCATGAGGTAGGGCCAAAGCCTGTATCAGTCATCACTGCATCCCCAGAACGGGGCAGGGGCCCAGGAAGAAGTGAGTGAACGTAATGGGTCACTTCTGGTACGGTCTTAACCGAGCCATCCTCCTGCAGAAAACTAGGACTCTGGCTGGGCAagatacaaacaaaaacaaaccccaaaaaaCCACAACTACCTAGAACACTAGGCAGAGTCAAGGAGTCAACATTTGGAAGAAGGGACTAGCACAAACTGAAttacctaattttaaaacttttagccTGAAAGCAGGCTGAACTTGTGCCTGAGGAACCAGAGGACAGAGTTCAAGGTGATCAAAGCCACTAGAAAGTGAGGAAATCCCAGAAGGAAGAGCGCTAGAGTGGAGAGTCCAAAATTCTGTTTATCAACTATGCCCAAATCTCTGGCTGACTCaagaaccatatatatatatatatatagcccaGCAAAAGATTAAATAACCAAACTGAGATTGACGCTACGACCCAAGAAACAGTTTATACTCAATTCCAACCAAGCTAACTGCTGGCTAACACTGGACTTTCAGTTACTCTTTGGAAGTATATAGCAGAATTGACAGTCCCCACATCATATTCCCAACATGGAGGATACAACCTCAGATTACTCataatacaaagaaataggagaaTGAGACCCATTTTCAAGAGAAAAGGCAATAA is a genomic window of Dasypus novemcinctus isolate mDasNov1 chromosome 18, mDasNov1.1.hap2, whole genome shotgun sequence containing:
- the ECH1 gene encoding delta(3,5)-Delta(2,4)-dienoyl-CoA isomerase, mitochondrial; translation: MASCGFRGQLLRRLLAPTYPSLCLSLHPMGSSAQHEASGTSPSKTPEYNYESLRVTSAQKHILHVQLNRPEKRNAMNKAFWREMVECFNKIAQDSDCRVVVISGAGKMFTSGIDLMDMASHIMQPRGEDVARMSWYLRDIISRYQETFSVIEKCPKPVIAAIHGGCIGAGVDLITACDIRYCAQDAFFQVKEVDIGLAADVGTLQRLPRIIGNQSLVNELVFTARKMMADEAQDSGLVSRVFPSQEAMLDAALALAAEISSKSPVAVQGSKINLLYSRDHSVADGLNFMTAWNMSMLQTEDIVKSVQAAMEKKNLSSIAFSKL